A single region of the Triticum dicoccoides isolate Atlit2015 ecotype Zavitan chromosome 2B, WEW_v2.0, whole genome shotgun sequence genome encodes:
- the LOC119368484 gene encoding receptor-like serine/threonine-protein kinase SD1-8 gives MRATSQLHLLPQLLLITFFLLWAQTSAASGVRDRFEKGQNLTDGDTLVSPDGSFTLGFFSPGASTKSKRYLGIWFSVSNDTVCWVANRDQPLLDKSGTLVFDDLSSLVLVDGSRRTAWSPNFMAASAAVVQLLDSGNLVVHNDSSDAALWQSFDHPSDTLLPDMKLGKDLWTGAEWQLTAWSSADDPSPGAYRRTLETKGLPDIVLWQGDVKRYRTGPWNGLYFNGVPEVTAYADKYTLRATTSPWEITYGYTAKPGAPLTRVVVNHTGDVERLMWDAGIRAWKPLFKGPRDQCDTYARCGPFGLCDPEAASSGFCGCVVGFSRPAAAGTPSLSAQEVKDTAAGGCRRDAALDCAGGATTDGYAVVRRVKLPDTQNASVDMNVTLEGCRARCLADCSCRAYAAADIRGGGDGTGCVMWADAIVDLRLVDGGQDLFLRLSKSEFDDQKEFPTLLVVAPVASGVVVLLVVSLIWWRRKRRIIGAIPQNPAMAVPSVNLSIIKEVTENFSESNIIGQGGFSIIYKGLLPEGRMIAVKRLKQSALTTKGKKDFGREVEVMAGLRHGNLVRLLAYCNEGKERILIYEHMQNKSLNVYIFGIPKLRALLNWARRLELLHGIAHGVAYLHGGSGESVIHRDLKPGNILLDDEWKPKIADFGTAKLFVVDQAGPDQTIVVSPGYAAPEYARRGDMTLKCDVYSFGVVLLETLSGERNGGLQRLLSHAWELWEQNRTVELLDTAVVPLAKSEPELLSELKRCIQIGLLCVQETPCERPTMSTVVAMLTSTASQIDRPRRPVLDRIGAVQPSNSSLGLETDLLSPTTINLT, from the exons ATGAGGGCAACCAGCCAGCTACACCTCCTACCGCAGCTGCTCTTGATCACTTTCTTCCTCCTTTGGGCCCAAACCTCCGCCGCCTCCGGTGTCCGTGACAGGTTCGAGAAGGGCCAGAACCTCACCGACGGCGACACGCTCGTCTCGCCGGACGGCTCCTTCACCCTGGGGTTCTTCTCTCCCGGGGCGTCCACCAAGAGCAAGAGGTACCTCGGCATATGGTTCTCCGTGTCCAACGACACCGTCTGCTGGGTCGCCAACCGCGACCAGCCTCTGCTCGACAAGTCCGGCACGCTGGTGTTCGACGACCTGAGCAGCCTCGTCCTGGTCGATGGCTCTCGCCGGACGGCGTGGTCACCGAACTTCATGGCCGCCTCCGCCGCGGTGGTTCAGCTTCTCGACTCCGGCAACCTGGTCGTGCACAATGACAGCAGCGACGCCGCCCTGTGGCAGTCGTTCGACCACCCGTCGGACACCTTGCTGCCCGACATGAAGCTGGGCAAGGACCTCTGGACCGGAGCCGAGTGGCAGCTCACGGCGTGGAGCTCCGCCGACGACCCGTCTCCGGGGGCCTACCGCCGCACGCTGGAGACCAAGGGGCTGCCGGACATCGTCCTGTGGCAAGGAGACGTGAAGAGGTACCGCACGGGCCCGTGGAACGGGCTCTACTTCAACGGCGTCCCGGAGGTGACGGCGTACGCGGACAAGTACACGCTGCGGGCGACGACGAGCCCGTGGGAGATAACCTACGGGTACACCGCCAAGCCCGGCGCGCCGCTGACCCGCGTCGTGGTGAACCACACCGGCGACGTGGAGCGGCTGATGTGGGACGCGGGCATCCGGGCGTGGAAGCCCTTGTTCAAGGGGCCGCGGGACCAGTGCGACACCTACGCGCGGTGCGGGCCGTTCGGCCTCTGCGACCCCGAGGCGGCGTCGTCGGGGTTCTGCGGCTGCGTCGTGGGGTTCAGCAGGCCTGCTGCCGCCGGGACCCCGTCGCTGTCGGCTCAGGAGGTGAAGGACACCGCGGCGGGCGGGTGCCGACGAGACGCGGCGCTGGACTGTGCCGGCGGGGCGACGACGGACGGCTACGCGGTGGTGCGGCGCGTGAAGCTTCCTGACACGCAGAACGCGTCGGTGGACATGAACGTCACCCTAGAGGGGTGCAGGGCGAGGTGCCTCGCCGACTGCTCGTGCCGGGCCTACGCCGCGGCCGATATCCGGGGAGGCGGCGACGGCACCGGCTGCGTCATGTGGGCGGATGCCATCGTTGATCTACGCCTCGTCGACGGGGGGCAGGATCTCTTCCTGAGGCTGTCAAAATCAGAATTCG ATGACCAGAAAGAGTTTCCTACTCTACTTGTTGTCGCACCCGTAGCTTCTGGTGTCGTTGTTCTTCTGGTCGTCTCTCTGATTTGGTGGAGACGGAAACGCAGAATCATAG GTGCTATCCCTCAGAATCCTGCTATGGCCGTTCCTTCAGTTAATCTAAGCATTATAAAGGAGGTCACTGAAAACTTCTCTGAAAGTAACATTATAGGCCAGGGCGGATTTAGTATCATTTACAAG GGGCTGCTGCCTGAAGGAAGAATGATCGCTGTCAAGAGGCTTAAACAGTCAGCACTAACCACGAAAGGCAAGAAGGATTTCGGGAGAGAAGTGGAAGTGATGGCCGGGCTCCGGCATGGCAATCTTGTTCGTCTCCTTGCTTACTGTAACGAAGGCAAGGAGAGAATACTCATCTATGAACACATGCAGAACAAGAGCCTGAACGTCTACATATTCG GTATACCTAAACTACGTGCTTTATTGAACTGGGCAAGAAGGTTGGAGTTATTGCATGGCATCGCGCATGGTGTTGCGTACCTACATGGAGGATCGGGTGAGAGTGTAATCCACCGGGACCTCAAGCCCGGGAACATTCTCCTAGACGATGAGTGGAAGCCTAAAATTGCCGACTTTGGCACCGCCAAGCTGTTTGTCGTCGACCAGGCAGGGCCTGATCAAACAATTGTAGTTTCACC GGGATACGCAGCTCCAGAGTATGCACGGAGAGGGGATATGACGCTGAAGTGTGATGTCTACAGCTTCGGAGTCGTCCTCTTGGAGACACTCAGCGGGGAAAGGAATGGTGGCTTGCAGAGGCTCCTTTCTCAT GCATGGGAACTGTGGGAACAGAACAGGACCGTGGAGCTTCTCGACACCGCAGTGGTGCCACTCGCCAAGTCCGAGCCTGAGCTATTGTCTGAGCTAAAACGATGCATCCAAATTGGGCTCCTCTGTGTCCAGGAGACGCCCTGCGAAAGGCCAACCATGTCCACGGTTGTCGCTATGCTGACTAGCACGGCGTCGCAAATCGATCGGCCGAGAAGGCCGGTGCTGGATAGGATAGGAGCTGTGCAACCGTCGAATTCGTCGCTTGGGCTCGAGACTGATCTTTTGAGCCCCACTACTATTAATTTGACGTAA